One Pseudonocardia abyssalis DNA segment encodes these proteins:
- a CDS encoding glycosyltransferase family 2 protein, translating to MRPPTVAVVTITRDRDAHLHRQRVGLAADPPDRHVVVGMGVRPALADVPGAPPVTVVEVPVPDSGLPLAAARNAGAAAADADLLVFLDVDCIPAPAMLRRYADAVRRVDGPALLCGPVHYLPPPPDGGYPVDGLAALAPPHPARPAPPDGEIVAETRFALFWSLSFAVTAATWTALGGFCTDYTGYGGEDTDFACAAQDAGAGLFWVGGADAFHQHHPPARETPARIAEIVRNARLFHRRRGWWPMTGWLDDLAARGVVVFDPDRGVLHLTPGGPP from the coding sequence ATGAGACCGCCGACCGTCGCCGTCGTCACGATCACCCGCGACCGCGACGCCCACCTGCACCGCCAGCGCGTCGGGCTCGCCGCGGACCCGCCGGACCGGCACGTCGTCGTCGGGATGGGGGTGCGGCCCGCCCTCGCCGACGTGCCCGGCGCGCCGCCGGTGACGGTCGTCGAGGTCCCGGTCCCGGACTCCGGTCTGCCATTGGCCGCGGCCCGCAACGCCGGTGCGGCCGCCGCCGACGCCGACCTGCTCGTGTTCCTCGACGTCGACTGCATCCCCGCACCCGCCATGCTGCGTCGCTACGCCGACGCCGTCCGCCGCGTCGACGGGCCCGCGCTGCTGTGCGGGCCCGTGCACTACCTGCCCCCGCCCCCGGACGGCGGCTACCCGGTCGACGGCCTCGCCGCCCTCGCCCCGCCGCACCCCGCCCGCCCCGCCCCGCCCGACGGCGAGATCGTCGCCGAGACCCGGTTCGCGCTGTTCTGGTCGCTGTCCTTCGCCGTCACGGCGGCCACCTGGACGGCGCTCGGCGGCTTCTGCACCGACTACACCGGCTACGGCGGCGAGGACACCGACTTCGCCTGCGCCGCACAGGACGCCGGGGCCGGGCTGTTCTGGGTGGGCGGCGCGGACGCGTTCCACCAGCACCATCCCCCCGCCCGGGAGACCCCCGCGCGGATCGCGGAGATCGTGCGCAACGCGCGGCTGTTCCACCGCCGCCGCGGCTGGTGGCCGATGACCGGCTGGCTCGACGACCTGGCCGCCCGCGGTGTCGTCGTCTTCGACCCCGATCGCGGCGTCCTGCACCTCACCCCGGGAGGTCCCCCGTGA
- a CDS encoding glycosyltransferase, with product MIAYYVHHQGSGHLQRATAVTAAARAAVVGLSSRPRPEGWSGEWVELPGDSDGAVDDVTAGGTLHWAPRRHPGLSERMRMISEVVARARLVVVDVSVEVALLARLHGVPVVVLAQPGDRTDRAHRTAYDLADRLLAPWPERPSDGWPAGWTAKTVHLGALSRFDAHPVPPPGDPRRVLVLWGSGGLDVTSADLAAAAAATPDRHWVVAGPSGTGGPPNLTWLGWVDDVWAELSGAGIVVTHAGQNALAEVAAARRPAVVVPQRRPHGEQASTGRALHRAGIAVTAWPDPAAWAALLERAGDGSAWSGWSTGDGAARAAAVLDELAA from the coding sequence GTGATCGCCTACTACGTGCACCACCAGGGCAGCGGTCACCTCCAGCGGGCCACCGCGGTGACGGCGGCGGCCCGCGCGGCGGTCGTCGGGCTCTCCTCGCGGCCCCGCCCGGAGGGCTGGAGCGGCGAGTGGGTCGAGCTGCCCGGTGACAGCGACGGCGCCGTCGACGACGTGACCGCGGGCGGCACCCTGCACTGGGCCCCGCGCCGCCACCCCGGCCTGAGCGAGCGGATGCGGATGATCTCCGAGGTCGTGGCGCGCGCCCGGCTGGTCGTCGTCGACGTGTCGGTGGAGGTGGCGCTGCTCGCGCGGCTGCACGGTGTCCCGGTGGTGGTGCTGGCCCAGCCGGGCGACCGCACCGACCGCGCCCACCGCACGGCCTACGACCTCGCCGACCGGCTGCTCGCACCGTGGCCCGAGCGCCCGTCCGACGGCTGGCCCGCCGGGTGGACCGCCAAGACCGTGCACCTGGGGGCGCTGTCCCGCTTCGACGCGCACCCGGTGCCGCCGCCCGGTGACCCGCGCCGTGTGCTCGTGCTCTGGGGATCCGGCGGGCTCGACGTCACCTCAGCCGACCTCGCCGCCGCCGCGGCCGCGACGCCCGACCGGCACTGGGTCGTCGCCGGGCCGTCCGGGACCGGCGGGCCGCCGAACCTGACGTGGCTGGGCTGGGTCGACGACGTCTGGGCGGAGCTGTCGGGTGCCGGGATCGTCGTGACGCACGCGGGACAGAACGCGCTCGCCGAGGTGGCCGCGGCCCGTCGACCGGCCGTCGTCGTGCCGCAACGGCGGCCGCACGGCGAGCAGGCGTCGACCGGCCGGGCACTGCACCGGGCCGGGATCGCCGTCACCGCCTGGCCGGACCCGGCGGCGTGGGCCGCCCTGCTGGAGCGGGCGGGTGACGGCTCGGCGTGGTCGGGGTGGTCGACCGGCGACGGGGCCGCGCGCGCGGCCGCCGTGCTCGACGAGCTGGCTGCATGA
- a CDS encoding glycosyltransferase codes for MSTYRVALIASARYPIREPFPGGLEAHTWQLASRLRERGHEVTVFGGAGSDPALDVREMAPLPALSAHARSDVSMPAEWFLAEHHAYLGLMLELAAPDAPYDVVHNNSLHYLPVAMGPAVVRPVLTTLHTPPTPWLESAVRLPRTASTPRFAAVSRTTAEQWRGLVPDIRVVRNGVDTAAWTPGPGGDTPVWSGRIVPEKGPVESIRAARAAGTGLRLAGPRPDRDFYDAEVAPLLGDGVEWVGHLDHAALARLVGSASVAVVAPCWDEPYGLVVAEALACGTPIAGFARGALPELLDDTCGVLAAPGDVDGLATAIRAAAELDRSAVRRRAVEFCSVQAMVRGYEDLYDELAA; via the coding sequence TTGAGCACCTACCGCGTGGCCCTGATCGCCTCGGCCCGGTACCCGATCCGTGAACCGTTCCCCGGGGGGCTGGAGGCCCACACGTGGCAGCTCGCCTCCCGGCTGCGCGAGCGCGGCCACGAGGTCACCGTGTTCGGCGGCGCCGGTTCCGACCCCGCTCTCGACGTCCGCGAGATGGCCCCGCTGCCGGCGCTGTCGGCACACGCGCGCAGTGACGTGAGCATGCCCGCGGAGTGGTTCCTCGCCGAACACCACGCGTACCTCGGCCTGATGCTGGAGCTGGCCGCGCCCGACGCCCCGTACGACGTCGTGCACAACAACTCGCTGCACTACCTGCCGGTCGCGATGGGCCCGGCGGTCGTACGGCCGGTCCTCACGACGCTGCACACGCCGCCGACGCCGTGGCTGGAGTCGGCGGTCCGGCTGCCGCGCACCGCGTCGACCCCCCGGTTCGCCGCGGTCAGCCGCACCACCGCCGAGCAGTGGCGCGGTCTCGTCCCGGACATCCGGGTGGTGCGCAACGGCGTCGACACCGCGGCCTGGACACCCGGCCCCGGAGGCGACACCCCCGTGTGGTCCGGCCGGATCGTGCCGGAGAAGGGACCGGTCGAGTCCATCCGGGCGGCCCGCGCCGCCGGCACCGGGCTCCGGCTGGCCGGGCCCCGCCCCGACCGGGACTTCTACGACGCGGAGGTCGCCCCGCTGCTCGGCGACGGCGTCGAGTGGGTCGGGCACCTCGACCACGCCGCGCTCGCCCGGCTCGTCGGGTCGGCGTCGGTGGCGGTCGTGGCGCCGTGCTGGGACGAGCCGTACGGGCTGGTCGTCGCCGAGGCGCTGGCCTGCGGCACCCCGATCGCCGGGTTCGCCCGCGGGGCCCTGCCCGAGCTGCTCGACGACACCTGCGGGGTGCTCGCCGCCCCCGGTGACGTCGACGGCCTCGCCACCGCGATCCGCGCTGCGGCGGAGCTGGACCGCTCCGCCGTCCGTAGGCGCGCGGTGGAGTTCTGCTCGGTGCAGGCGATGGTCCGCGGCTACGAGGACCTCTACGACGAGCTCGCCGCGTGA
- a CDS encoding IS481 family transposase produces the protein MLHRNAPLSETGRLRLARCVVEDGWPLRRAAERFQVSVGTAKRWSSRYRTEGPAGMVDRSSRPHHSPNQTPTRTERRIIKVRVLRRWGPARIGFLLGIASSTVHRVLTRFGMARLAHLDRTTGQTVRRYEHKQPGDLVHVDIKKLGNIPDGGGHKTLGRAAGRRNRGSRKIGYSYLHNALDDHSRLAYTEILPDERKTTAAQFWARAAAWFHAQGIENIARVLTDNGSCYRSRDFAQALHNTDTVHKRTRPYRPQTNGKVERFNRTLLDEWAYAQPYRTETARRAALPDWLHYYNHHRGHTAIGGPPATRVPNLTGQNS, from the coding sequence GTGCTCCACCGTAACGCCCCGCTGTCCGAGACCGGCCGGCTCCGCCTCGCCCGCTGCGTCGTCGAGGACGGGTGGCCACTGCGCCGCGCCGCGGAACGGTTCCAGGTCTCAGTCGGCACCGCGAAGCGTTGGTCAAGCCGCTACCGCACCGAAGGCCCAGCCGGGATGGTCGACCGTTCCTCCCGCCCGCACCACAGCCCGAACCAAACCCCGACCCGCACCGAGCGACGCATCATCAAAGTCCGGGTCCTGCGCCGCTGGGGACCGGCCCGGATCGGGTTCCTGCTCGGCATCGCCTCCTCCACCGTGCACCGGGTCCTGACCCGCTTCGGCATGGCCCGTCTGGCCCACCTCGACCGCACCACCGGCCAGACCGTCCGCCGCTACGAACACAAACAGCCTGGTGACCTGGTCCACGTCGACATCAAGAAGCTGGGCAACATCCCCGACGGCGGCGGCCACAAGACCCTCGGCCGCGCCGCTGGCCGCCGCAACAGAGGTAGCCGAAAGATCGGCTACAGCTACCTGCACAACGCCCTGGACGACCACTCACGCCTGGCCTACACCGAGATCCTGCCCGACGAGCGCAAGACCACCGCGGCACAGTTCTGGGCCCGCGCCGCGGCCTGGTTCCACGCACAAGGCATCGAGAACATCGCCCGCGTCCTGACCGACAACGGGTCCTGCTACCGCTCCCGCGACTTCGCCCAAGCCCTGCACAACACCGACACCGTCCACAAACGGACCCGCCCCTACCGGCCCCAAACCAACGGCAAGGTCGAGCGGTTCAACCGCACCCTGCTCGACGAATGGGCCTACGCCCAGCCCTACCGCACCGAGACCGCCCGACGAGCCGCCTTGCCCGACTGGCTGCACTACTACAACCATCACCGCGGACACACCGCGATCGGCGGCCCACCCGCCACCCGAGTCCCCAACCTCACGGGACAGAACAGCTAG
- a CDS encoding glycosyltransferase has translation MLTDVLVPGNRYDLLDEHPVPRPEVSVVVAHYRQPEQLARTWHALCHQTLRPVEIVIADDGSDPPPEVPTGGPPVRVVTQADLGFRAAAARNLGVAATSGEVLVFLDADTVPEPDFLERLTARVARCSDVLAVGRRRHADLTGLPPGTDPRTLPELPEPAWLRKGYAETRDLLDADGTSFRFVISAVLACRRSLFDDIGGFDERFVGYGGEDWDLAYRAWNNGAVLVHERSAVAWHDGPDWALRGGAGKDAEKDRERTRLAELIPEPGTRRGGPPGGLPDVLVTTEPGPGAALVASSLRDQEHHDMEIGDRWSPDQLLRARVRMRVAGPLPRWAVGAAVRALVDGDLATVVLRRGDTEVATACSTRALGRARRQPTRADVDGFAFGHADLELGPP, from the coding sequence GTGCTGACCGACGTCCTCGTGCCGGGCAACCGCTACGACCTGCTCGACGAGCACCCGGTCCCGCGGCCGGAGGTCAGCGTCGTCGTGGCGCACTACCGCCAGCCCGAGCAGCTCGCCCGCACCTGGCACGCGCTGTGCCACCAGACGCTGCGACCGGTCGAGATCGTGATCGCCGACGACGGGTCGGACCCGCCGCCCGAGGTACCCACCGGTGGCCCGCCGGTGCGGGTCGTCACCCAGGCGGACCTGGGGTTCCGGGCCGCCGCCGCGCGCAACCTCGGGGTCGCCGCCACGAGCGGCGAGGTGCTGGTGTTCCTCGACGCCGACACCGTGCCCGAGCCCGACTTCCTGGAACGCCTGACGGCGCGCGTCGCCCGGTGCTCCGACGTGCTCGCCGTCGGGCGCCGTCGGCACGCCGACCTCACCGGCCTGCCGCCCGGCACCGACCCGCGGACGCTCCCCGAGCTGCCCGAGCCCGCCTGGCTGCGGAAGGGCTACGCCGAGACCCGCGACCTCCTCGACGCCGACGGCACGTCCTTCCGGTTCGTCATCAGCGCGGTGCTCGCGTGCCGGCGCAGCCTGTTCGACGACATCGGCGGCTTCGACGAGCGGTTCGTCGGCTACGGCGGCGAGGACTGGGACCTGGCCTACCGGGCCTGGAACAACGGCGCGGTCCTGGTGCACGAGCGCTCCGCGGTGGCCTGGCACGACGGCCCGGACTGGGCGTTGCGCGGGGGAGCGGGGAAGGACGCGGAGAAGGACCGCGAGCGGACCCGGCTCGCCGAGCTGATCCCGGAACCCGGCACGCGCCGCGGCGGCCCGCCCGGCGGGCTGCCGGACGTGCTCGTCACGACCGAGCCGGGTCCCGGGGCGGCACTGGTGGCGTCGTCGCTGCGCGACCAGGAGCACCACGACATGGAGATCGGGGACCGGTGGAGCCCCGACCAGCTCCTGCGGGCGCGCGTCCGGATGCGGGTCGCGGGCCCGCTGCCGCGGTGGGCGGTGGGGGCCGCCGTCCGCGCGCTCGTCGACGGCGACCTCGCCACCGTCGTGCTGCGCCGCGGCGACACGGAGGTCGCCACGGCCTGCAGCACCCGGGCGCTGGGCCGCGCCCGCCGCCAGCCCACCCGCGCCGACGTCGACGGGTTCGCGTTCGGCCACGCCGACCTGGAGCTCGGGCCGCCCTAG
- a CDS encoding glycosyltransferase family 1 protein, whose product MRIASVPAGHVYVRHLAHPGSRDGVVRLPDPPVAGVPAGQWWPPPMLDPSWVRAHAAEFDVLHVHFGYDDRSPADLTALAAAVRDTGKALVVTVHDLRNPHHADPAAHDAALGVLVPAADALLTLTPGAAAEIARRWGRAATVVPHPHVVGPDRIAAPRPPHDGFVVGMHAKSVRANADPLPVARALADAVAELPGARLRVDAHDDARGRAVAAALPGVDVRVHPPFSDDDLWDYLTGLDLSVLPYRFGTHSGWLEACHDLGTAVLAPDCGFYAEQAPCLLYGHDERHLDVESLRAAVRRAHDERPAWRADPEERRVQREGIAAVHAAVYRSVAA is encoded by the coding sequence GTGCGCATCGCGTCGGTCCCCGCAGGTCACGTCTACGTGCGGCACCTCGCGCACCCCGGGTCCCGCGACGGCGTCGTGCGCCTCCCGGACCCGCCCGTCGCCGGTGTCCCGGCCGGGCAGTGGTGGCCGCCGCCGATGCTCGACCCGTCCTGGGTGCGCGCGCACGCCGCCGAGTTCGACGTCCTGCACGTCCACTTCGGCTACGACGACCGCAGCCCGGCGGACCTCACCGCGCTGGCCGCCGCCGTGCGCGACACCGGGAAGGCGCTCGTCGTGACCGTCCACGACCTGCGCAACCCGCACCACGCCGACCCGGCGGCCCACGACGCCGCGCTCGGCGTCCTCGTCCCCGCCGCCGACGCCCTGCTCACCCTCACCCCGGGGGCCGCGGCGGAGATCGCGCGGCGCTGGGGGCGCGCCGCGACGGTCGTGCCGCACCCGCACGTCGTGGGACCCGACCGGATCGCGGCACCCCGCCCGCCCCACGACGGGTTCGTCGTGGGGATGCATGCGAAGAGCGTGCGCGCCAACGCAGACCCGCTGCCGGTGGCCCGCGCCCTGGCCGACGCGGTCGCGGAGCTGCCCGGCGCGCGGCTGCGGGTCGACGCGCACGACGACGCGCGGGGCCGGGCCGTCGCGGCGGCCCTCCCCGGTGTCGACGTGCGGGTGCACCCCCCGTTCTCCGACGACGACCTGTGGGACTACCTCACCGGCCTCGACCTTTCGGTCCTGCCGTACCGCTTCGGCACCCATTCGGGCTGGCTGGAGGCCTGCCACGACCTGGGCACCGCGGTGCTCGCCCCCGACTGCGGGTTCTACGCCGAGCAGGCGCCGTGCCTGCTCTACGGCCACGACGAGCGGCACCTCGACGTCGAGTCGCTACGGGCCGCGGTGCGCCGCGCCCACGACGAGCGCCCGGCGTGGCGGGCCGACCCGGAGGAGCGCCGCGTGCAGCGGGAGGGGATCGCGGCGGTGCACGCCGCGGTGTACCGGTCGGTCGCGGCATGA
- a CDS encoding acyl-CoA dehydrogenase: MTTLLDAAPPGPAPDLADAVRQPLPLPGHGDTPGRWRALAAWGRTDLVLARLAEGHTDALAILAEAGCTPVPGALYGVWAARSGGIGAELHDGAVRGTVRFCSGAHRLDRALVIADALIVDVDLRDPRVRPVEGTWNPAGMAASDSVDVEFSAVPAEVTVGPPGFYTGRPGFWWGGGGVAAVWLGGAAGVVDDVRDAAGTDPHRLAHLGALHTALATTDALLARTAAAIDADPVADHTTAVWTARAAAEHLCRTVGDLAPRLAGATVLSRHGRLGARLADLGVYVRQHHAERDLAALGARVVEEES; this comes from the coding sequence GTGACCACGCTGCTCGACGCCGCTCCCCCCGGGCCCGCGCCCGACCTCGCCGACGCCGTCCGCCAGCCGCTGCCCCTCCCCGGCCACGGCGACACCCCCGGCCGCTGGCGGGCCCTGGCCGCGTGGGGCCGCACCGACCTCGTCCTCGCCCGGCTGGCCGAGGGCCACACCGACGCGCTGGCGATCCTCGCCGAGGCCGGGTGCACCCCCGTCCCCGGCGCGCTCTACGGCGTGTGGGCGGCCCGGTCCGGCGGGATCGGTGCCGAGCTGCACGACGGGGCGGTGCGCGGGACCGTCCGGTTCTGCTCCGGCGCGCACCGGCTCGACCGGGCCCTGGTGATCGCCGACGCGCTGATCGTCGACGTCGACCTGCGCGATCCCCGCGTCCGCCCCGTCGAGGGCACCTGGAATCCGGCCGGGATGGCGGCGAGCGACAGCGTCGACGTCGAGTTCTCCGCGGTGCCGGCCGAGGTCACCGTGGGCCCGCCGGGCTTCTACACCGGCCGTCCGGGGTTCTGGTGGGGCGGCGGCGGGGTCGCGGCCGTGTGGCTGGGTGGCGCAGCCGGGGTCGTCGACGACGTGCGCGACGCCGCGGGCACCGACCCGCACCGCCTCGCCCACCTCGGCGCCCTGCACACCGCGCTGGCGACGACCGACGCCCTGCTCGCCCGTACCGCGGCCGCGATCGACGCCGACCCGGTCGCCGACCACACCACCGCGGTCTGGACCGCCCGCGCCGCCGCCGAGCACCTGTGCCGCACGGTCGGTGACCTCGCCCCCCGCCTCGCCGGGGCCACCGTGCTCAGCCGCCACGGCCGCCTCGGGGCGCGCCTCGCCGACCTCGGCGTCTACGTCCGCCAGCACCACGCCGAACGCGACCTCGCCGCCCTCGGCGCTCGGGTCGTGGAGGAGGAGTCATGA
- a CDS encoding bifunctional PIG-L family deacetylase/class I SAM-dependent methyltransferase, with translation MTGPWLRDPPPRPLDLGILGHRVVVVAAHPDDETLGAGGLMRAVHESGGQVELVVATDGEAAFPDLDGPARDALAATRRRETDDALAALGLSGVPVHRLGMPDSALDADTLATALEPLLRDADAWVAPWAGDPHPDHTAAGLAAAAASPVTATGWTYPIWMWAWLEPDDPSIPWSHAHAHPLDETARTAKRRALACYASQTGGPAPIVPPDVLAHFDTGTEVVFRTPPGGSAPRERFDTLYAGDDGDPWATRTSWYERRKRAVLLASLPRERYRHAAEPACGTGALTVELAERCDRLDASGFSPAAVAATRGSVDGVPVIRAALPHPDALPDGIDLAVVSEVLYYLDDATLAATVDRLADAVLPGGDIVIAHWRGWPAEAPRDAEATHRELLDDPRFVPLVTHVDEDFLLHVLRRA, from the coding sequence ATGACCGGACCCTGGTTGCGGGACCCGCCGCCGCGCCCGCTCGACCTGGGCATCCTGGGCCACCGCGTGGTCGTCGTCGCCGCCCATCCCGACGACGAGACGCTCGGCGCGGGCGGCCTGATGCGGGCCGTGCACGAGTCGGGCGGGCAGGTCGAGCTCGTCGTCGCCACCGACGGGGAGGCCGCGTTCCCCGACCTCGACGGGCCGGCCCGCGACGCGCTGGCCGCCACCCGCCGTCGCGAGACCGACGACGCACTCGCCGCGCTGGGCCTGTCCGGCGTGCCGGTGCACCGGCTCGGAATGCCCGACTCGGCCCTCGACGCCGACACGTTGGCCACCGCTCTGGAACCGCTGCTGCGCGACGCCGACGCCTGGGTCGCGCCCTGGGCGGGAGACCCGCATCCCGACCACACCGCCGCCGGGCTCGCCGCCGCGGCCGCCTCCCCGGTGACGGCCACGGGCTGGACGTACCCGATCTGGATGTGGGCGTGGCTGGAACCGGACGACCCGTCGATCCCGTGGTCCCACGCCCACGCCCACCCCCTCGACGAGACCGCGCGGACGGCGAAGCGGCGGGCGCTGGCCTGCTACGCGTCGCAGACCGGCGGCCCGGCCCCGATCGTGCCGCCCGACGTGCTCGCGCACTTCGACACCGGCACCGAGGTCGTGTTCCGCACCCCGCCGGGTGGATCCGCCCCCCGGGAGCGGTTCGACACGCTCTACGCCGGCGACGACGGCGACCCCTGGGCGACCCGCACCAGCTGGTACGAGCGACGCAAGCGTGCGGTGCTGCTGGCCAGCCTGCCCCGGGAGCGGTACCGGCACGCCGCCGAGCCCGCGTGCGGGACCGGGGCGCTCACCGTCGAGCTCGCCGAGCGCTGCGACCGGCTCGACGCCTCCGGCTTCTCCCCGGCCGCGGTCGCCGCCACCCGGGGCTCGGTCGACGGCGTCCCGGTGATCCGGGCGGCACTGCCCCACCCGGACGCCCTGCCCGACGGGATCGACCTCGCCGTCGTCAGCGAGGTCCTCTACTACCTCGACGACGCCACGCTGGCCGCCACGGTCGACCGCCTCGCCGACGCGGTGCTCCCCGGCGGCGACATCGTGATCGCGCACTGGCGCGGCTGGCCCGCCGAGGCACCGCGCGACGCCGAGGCCACCCACCGCGAGCTGCTCGACGACCCGCGCTTCGTCCCGCTCGTCACGCACGTCGACGAGGACTTCCTGCTGCACGTGCTGCGGCGCGCGTAG
- a CDS encoding GtrA family protein: MSVVESVLAQIPQPYRSVAIKHRELIKFAMVGGTTWIIDTAVFLLLKNTVLIEKPLTAKIIAVLVATIASYVLNREWSFRTRGGRDTHHEALLFFLVSGVGVAVYTAPLAVSRYLLHLSVPDVSLFTQEVADFVSGQIIGVLLGMAFRWWAFRRFVFPDEDVRRQAPEA; this comes from the coding sequence GTGTCCGTCGTCGAGTCGGTGCTGGCCCAGATCCCGCAGCCGTACCGGTCCGTCGCGATCAAGCACCGCGAGCTGATCAAGTTCGCGATGGTCGGGGGCACCACCTGGATCATCGACACGGCCGTGTTCCTGCTGCTCAAGAACACCGTGCTGATCGAGAAGCCGCTCACCGCGAAGATCATCGCGGTGCTGGTGGCCACCATCGCGTCCTACGTCCTCAACCGCGAATGGTCCTTCCGTACCCGCGGCGGCCGTGACACCCACCACGAGGCGCTGCTGTTCTTCCTGGTCAGCGGCGTCGGGGTGGCCGTCTACACCGCCCCGCTGGCCGTGTCGCGCTACCTGCTGCACCTCAGCGTGCCCGATGTGAGCCTGTTCACGCAGGAGGTCGCCGACTTCGTCAGCGGCCAGATCATCGGCGTCCTGCTCGGCATGGCGTTCCGCTGGTGGGCCTTCCGCCGCTTCGTCTTCCCCGACGAGGACGTGCGCCGCCAGGCCCCCGAGGCCTAG
- a CDS encoding WcbI family polysaccharide biosynthesis putative acetyltransferase, whose protein sequence is MDPGRRRHYGDFYDGVDGPLALVHGNCQAESLRVLLAGSPTFAPRPVRIPPVHELTADDLPHLHALLPRTTVLLSQPVRDGYRDLPLGTAELTARLAPGARVLRWPVVRYAGLHPWTVIVRHRSDMAVVPPVVPYHDLRTLTAAAGLPPAAAPTAAAFRAAADLTVAELAQRERGTDVGVSDLLRGLGVDAAHTLNHPGNPVLIALARRVQAALGLPADAEEPGRALLGGIRAPLDPSVLAALGLDAPPREHWIVDGVPVDDAEVRAAQLDWYRTHPQWVAAGLERHAERIVLLGGA, encoded by the coding sequence GTGGACCCCGGACGCCGACGCCATTACGGCGACTTCTACGACGGCGTCGACGGCCCGCTCGCCCTGGTGCACGGCAACTGCCAGGCCGAGTCGCTGCGCGTGCTGCTCGCCGGGTCGCCGACGTTCGCGCCACGGCCGGTGCGGATCCCCCCGGTGCACGAGCTCACCGCCGACGACCTCCCGCACCTGCACGCCCTGCTCCCCCGCACGACGGTGCTGCTGAGCCAGCCCGTCCGCGACGGGTACCGCGACCTGCCGCTGGGCACCGCCGAGCTCACCGCCCGCCTCGCGCCGGGCGCCCGGGTGCTGCGCTGGCCCGTCGTCCGGTACGCCGGGCTGCACCCGTGGACGGTGATCGTGCGGCACCGCTCCGACATGGCGGTGGTGCCACCCGTCGTGCCGTACCACGACCTGCGTACCCTCACCGCCGCCGCCGGGCTCCCCCCCGCCGCGGCGCCGACCGCCGCGGCGTTCCGCGCTGCGGCCGACCTGACCGTCGCCGAGCTCGCGCAGCGCGAACGGGGCACCGACGTCGGTGTCTCCGACCTGCTCCGCGGCCTCGGCGTCGATGCCGCGCACACCCTCAACCACCCCGGCAACCCCGTGCTGATCGCCCTGGCCCGCCGCGTGCAGGCCGCGCTCGGGCTGCCCGCCGACGCCGAGGAACCGGGGCGCGCGCTGCTCGGCGGGATCCGCGCCCCGCTGGATCCCTCCGTGCTCGCCGCGCTCGGGCTCGACGCACCGCCGCGGGAGCACTGGATCGTCGACGGCGTCCCGGTCGACGACGCGGAGGTCCGGGCCGCCCAGCTCGACTGGTACCGCACGCATCCGCAGTGGGTGGCGGCCGGTCTGGAGCGGCACGCGGAGCGGATCGTCCTGCTCGGCGGGGCGTGA
- a CDS encoding glycosyltransferase, which translates to MDAVGVLVPARDEEDRVAACLRSVLAAFPPGVATAVVVVLDRCTDRTAERVPAGVDVLTNAHPSSVGELRDRGVRHLLGRLAGHRPERTWLLSTDADTVVGPDWVTDHLRHAAAGAHAVAGLADLDTPVDGAYARLVRSGIRADGHTHVYGANLGVRADAYLATGGFPAAVHGEDHALVGMLRAGGFRVVTALDGRVRTSGRTVGRAPGGLADLLAGLV; encoded by the coding sequence GTGGACGCCGTAGGGGTCCTCGTCCCGGCCCGCGACGAGGAGGACCGGGTCGCCGCGTGCCTGCGCAGCGTCCTCGCCGCGTTCCCCCCGGGCGTCGCGACCGCGGTGGTCGTCGTCCTCGACCGCTGCACCGACCGCACCGCCGAGCGCGTCCCCGCCGGCGTCGACGTCCTGACCAACGCCCACCCGTCGAGCGTCGGGGAGCTGCGCGACCGCGGCGTGCGGCACCTGCTGGGTCGCCTGGCCGGCCACCGCCCGGAGCGGACCTGGCTGCTCAGCACCGACGCCGACACCGTCGTCGGCCCGGACTGGGTCACCGACCACCTCCGCCACGCCGCCGCGGGCGCGCACGCCGTGGCCGGGCTGGCCGATCTCGACACGCCGGTCGACGGGGCCTACGCGCGGCTCGTCCGCTCCGGCATCCGGGCCGACGGCCACACCCACGTCTACGGGGCCAACCTCGGCGTCCGCGCCGACGCCTACCTCGCGACGGGCGGCTTCCCGGCCGCGGTGCACGGCGAGGACCACGCGCTGGTCGGGATGCTGCGGGCGGGCGGGTTCCGGGTCGTCACGGCACTGGACGGACGGGTCCGCACGAGCGGGCGGACCGTCGGCCGCGCCCCCGGTGGCCTGGCCGACCTGCTCGCCGGGCTGGTGTGA